GTGTTAAGAGGGAACTACAGGACGACGCGCATTGCTACATGATCTTCACACATATGGAGGTGGAGAGGGGAGAGACGACATCGGTGATACCAGTCGTCCAGGATTTTGAGGATGTGTTTCCGGAGGAGataccagggttgcctcccagtagagaggtggagttctctattgatctagtCCTAGGAACGGGCCCGGTCTCGATGGCCCCATATcgcatggctccggcagagttggtagagctcaagaaatagatagaagatctgatggagaaacagttcatccgacccagcacttcaccttggggagcaccagtgttgttggtgaagtagaaggacgggagttcgcgactgtgtgtggactacaggcaactgaataagatgactatcaagaacaagtacccactcccgaggattgatgacttgatggatcagttgaaTGGGTCATCgatgttctcgaagatagatctgcgatcgggttatcatcagattttggtaaaggctgatgatgtacagaagacagccttcaggtcgaggtatggccactatgagtatgtggttatgccgttcggtgtgaccaacgcttcagcagtgttcatggactacatgaacaggatcttccgacCTTTCGTAGATatgtttgtcgtggtcttcatagacgacatccttatctactccaggactcaggaggagcatgcagaacacctgaggttggtgctcggtgttttgagagagaagcagttgtatgctaagttgtccaagtgtgagttctggttggacgaagttcagtttttggggcatgtgatatcagcacaggggattgcagtggatccaacgaaggtcgaggcagtggtaaaATGGGAAAGTCCTAAAAcagccacagagatcaggagctttgtggggttagcaggATACTacaggaggttcatagagggattctccaagattgtGGCACCTTTGACTTTGCTTACCCAgaaggaccaacccttcacctggacggataagtgtgaggagagtTTTCAAGAACTAAAGAAGAGACTGACCAGTGCATCGATACTTGTGATCCCGGATGTCGGAAAGCCGTTTGAAGTTTACTGCGACGCGTCTCATCTTGGACTTGGTTGCGTCTTGATGCAGGAAAAGAAGGCAGTGACGTATGCTTCACGACAGCTTAAGGTACATGAGCGTaattaccccactcatgaccttgaGTTGGCAGCGATAGTATTTGCCTTGAaaatctggaggcactatctttatggtgctcaaTTCCGAGTGTTCAGCGATCATAAGAGCCTCAAGTATttgtttgaccagaaggagctgaacatgaggcagaggaggtggatggaattcctgaaggactacgacttcgaacttctatatcatccggggaaagcaaatgtagtggcagatgctttgagtaggaagacggtacacacagcacatctcatgataaaagaggcagagctactagagaagttcagagatatgaggatacaggtggagttggggtccgagtccattaggtgtagtacccttactatatctagtgacttatTGGGCTCGATCAGAGAGAGACAGTTGATGGATGCTAGTCTGAACAGAGTTAGAGAACAGCTTGGATCAGACGAGGCTAGAGACTTTGCGGTgagtgatgatggcatactgaggtttcAAGGCAGAGTATGTATACCGGATGATGCTGAGTTGagaaagttgatccttgaggaaggacacaagagtcgtcttagcttacatcctggcatgactaagatgtaccaggacctcaaggaaactttctggtggcaggggatgaagaaggatgtggctcagtttgtatccgcctgtctgacgtgtcagaaggcgaaggtggagcattaGAGACCCGGTGGCGTTCTACAGTCGTTGGAGGTaccggtgtggaaatgggacagcatctccatggactttgtgactcatcttccacggactttcaggggacatgacaccatctgggtgatagtggatcggttgaccaagagtgctcatttcttggcaatgaacttgaggatgtccatggccaagttggcccagttgtacattaaggagatagtaagacttcatggagtgccttcgagcatagtct
This portion of the Vigna unguiculata cultivar IT97K-499-35 chromosome 6, ASM411807v1, whole genome shotgun sequence genome encodes:
- the LOC114188377 gene encoding uncharacterized protein LOC114188377, coding for MEALRQMEESRTTTPVVGPEPRLAVREWSLEDFLKHHPAKFDGKTSPDAADQWLKDLERIYDAKMCPAEDRLAFLVYMLTGEAEHWWSSTRSILEERDDPVTWETLRERFLSEYLPDSIRYAKEVEFLQLTQGGKIVTDYAERFKHLSRFYTLPLDEEWRCRKFENGLRGDIRLMMAPLSIKDFAALVEKTRVIEKTKREVEGQRPPQPQPPQTIGGPSGEGYRWCNNCGKEGHFGRDCPNLARAAARPLVQAPQQHQGRDRGNRPQATGRVYAMSGVEASGSEEPELVSSQGVKRELQDDAHCYMIFTHMEVERGETTSVIPVVQDFEDVFPEEIPGLPPSREVEFSIDLVLGTGPVSMAPYRMAPAELCVDYRQLNKMTIKNKYPLPRIDDLMDQLNGSSMFSKIDLRSGYHQILVKADDVQKTAFRSRYGHYEYVVMPFGVTNASAVFMDYMNRIFRPFVDMFVVVFIDDILIYSRTQEEHAEHLRLVLGVLREKQLYAKLSKCEFVEAVVKWESPKTATEIRSFVGLAGYYRRFIEGFSKIVAPLTLLTQKDQPFTWTDKCEESFQELKKRLTSASILVIPDVGKPFEVYCDASHLGLGCVLMQEKKAVTYASRQLKVHERNYPTHDLELAAIVFALKIWRHYLYGAQFRVFSDHKSLKERQLMDASLNRVREQLGSDEARDFAVSDDGILRFQGRDGEAVLVGPELLVQTTEKVCGRLVLCVDGDLSLMVARRVGGGNVKKLVFAMDVCGVHIFVYEEHGGSMVVTRFTNCSYDEGEDCGGCGSLVVSFRHDGRSYGGTMVAA